Within the Paenibacillus sp. AN1007 genome, the region GGTATCTGTTTGCATGAGCAGTACGACGGTAGAGCCGAATTCAAAATAGGCCAGATCATCTCCCTGAGCCCAGGCTTTGGTATCGACATCTGCATATTGAATGCTGCTGACGTTCATCGCACCTACTTTGACAACAGCCACTTCACCATAATCGTGCTCAATATACGTAATGAGGCGCTCGTTCCGGCTGAGCACGGATTTCATATGTGTGAGTCCAAAATCATTCACGGGATAAACTTTACCCTTGATATGTTCGCTTTCTATTCTGCGGCCGCTGACAGGCGCATGGATACGGTGATAGTCACGCGGGCTGAGGTAGAGTACGAATACATAACCATGCTTGTACTTCTCCAGATGCGGAGAGTGGTTTAATAATTCAGCGAGTGTATAATTTTGTCCCTTTACATTCAGAATCGTTCCTGCGGAGATCGGACCGGCTGCCGTGATTTTGGCGTCAACAGGGCTGATCAATGCATGTTCCGAAAGGTCCAGCGGGCGCATCCCGGGTTTTAATTTGCGAGTGAAGAAATCATTCAGGGAACGATATTCTTTCCAGTCTTTCTCGGCTTCCTGTACAGGGATGTTGTAGGTCCGGACAAAATAAGGGATAAATGCTTTGCTTCCCCGGCTTTTGGAGAAAGCTCCCACGGTCCGGGAGATCCATTTGCGCGAAGAAAGCTCAGTCATTAATCGCAACAGCGTTTTTGCCATGAATATCCCCCTTAGGGTTAGTACAAACTTCAAGGCCGCAAAAGCGGCCATTCTGCATAATATTGACACAAATCACGAATGAAATCAATACAATCCGCGATCATAGGTTTGAGGCTGTCTTGGAATGATGGAGTTCTGATCCAGCAGCAGACGTCCATAAGCCATCGGTTTGCTGTAACTCATCTGCCAATGTTCCTTCATGCCAGCCTTGCGAAAGCCGTAACGCTGATCTCTTCCATTACATTCAATAAAAAAAATCTCTCCGTTTCGGGTAATACCCAGGTCGAGACCCAGATCGGCAAGGTGAGGCAGACTGGAAGCCAAAGTTTGGGCAATACGCAGGCCAGTCATGGCAATGCGGGATTCCAGGCGGAAAAGTTCGGCATTCGGCTCCTTCATCCCGAGTGCTTCGGCTAATGTCATCACTTTACCGCCCTGAGCGATATTAGTCACAAACGTGTGGGATGGTGCTGCTTTGGCAAACATGCCGGTGACACTCCATAATCCATCCCTTCCGCGCTGTACCGACACTCTCAGATCAACAGGTCTTCCCTCGTACCGGATCAGCGGAATACGCTCCTCAATCAGATATGCATGGCGGAATATCCGGCGAAGCGCAGCGGAAGGAAGCTGTCCCCGGTTTAATCGGAAGGTGGCCCAGCCTTTGCGTGCCGCTTTGGTTTCACAGGTCAGTTTCCAATGTCCGTCCTGCTGGAATAGACGCATAATGCCATGTCCGATGCTGCCGCTGCACGGTTTAATGACGAGATCCTTATAATGTTCCATCATGTAAGCGAGAGATTCAGGTGCTGCTTTGACTGCACGAGGCAGATGATTTCTTAGAATAGGGTCCTGCCGCAGCATATCATGCACATGATCCTTGCGATAGCGGTTGCGCACGTTATATACCTGAATGCCCTGCAGCAGCAAACGGGTGATCTGCCGCTGTGCCGTACCCCGCAGCTGGAGCGAACGGTTATGGATGACGGAAGGAAGCGGTATACGCTCACGCACGTACCGATCTTCTTTTTTCACATAAGCCAGACAGGTTTTGCATTCCAGATCAATATCCTCCAGCCGTAAAAAGCAGGGCGTTAATCCGTAACAGGCTGCAGCCTGTTCATAATTTGCGAGTGATTCCTGACCGGTCCTTCCGGCCGGTATCCCCCGGTACATGCGTGAATCGAACATAATGCCGATCGTTTCTTGGAGCATGACCGTTCCTCCTTCGTTGTTAACCGCGGGCCATGAATCTGTATTCCAGTACGCCGGCCTGTCAATGCAAGGCTCTGACATCGCGATAACGCAGACCGGTGTGGAGATGTATTTCTTATACATCCGTTTATGCTCAGACACCATATCCTATGAAAGGAGCGGATAGGGGGCGTGGACAGCTGCCTTGTCTCCCCGTTTCGTACAGCCTAATTACGTCAGGACAGGTGCAGCTGTTCTTTGAATATGCATAATCACGGCATGGATTTGCAAAAGCAGGGCCAGATAAGTGGCAGATGCCCAGGTCAAAGCATATGATGCCGGAGATGAACGTTAGGGGAAGGAGCTGGCCTTATGAGTAAAAAAGGCAGAAAAAAGAGTGTGGTGCCTAAACTGCGTCATATCAGTCCTAAATTCAGGGAACTGGAGCTGACCGATCGGCGAATGGAATTCGCAAAGCCAGAGAAATCCGTGAAAAAGGAAGAGGTTTTGAGTCCGTATACGCCTGTTCCGAAGGCGGTTCCTGCTGAGTCAGCAGCAAAGCCCGAACCGATCACGTCCGATTTATCTACCAATAGACCAGATTCAGCGGCAGAAGCAGATTTGTTGGAGAAATCAGATTCGGAAGAGAGACAGCTGAAAACACAAAATACAGAAGAAAAGCAGGATAGGGTCCCGGATAACGTGGAAAAAGAAGGTGTGGAAAGAGAACTTCAGATCAGCAGTCTTGCTTCTCCGTTGAAAGAGCAGGACAGCGACAGCCGTGTAACAGGCAGACAGCGCCTTGAACGCCTGAACCAGAACCAGATGCCGGGCCACACGGGTCAGTATATTTATACGGACGATCTCAGCGAATTTGCTGTAACGGAAAGTAAACTGGCTCCTTTCTCAGTGGATGCATCCAAGCTGAAATCGGGCGCGGTAGGAAGTGAAGCACTTCAGGATTATGCTGTAACGAGCATTCATATTGCGGACGGCGCCATTGTATCAGCGAAGCTGGCCGAGGCTTCCATCGCAGAGGAACATCTGATAGACGGTTCGGTATCCGGCCACAAAATCAGAAATGCCTCAATCGCCGGAGACAAAATCCGGGATGGAAGTATTACTTCTCAAAAGCTGGGGAATCAGGTTATTGATGCAGCCAAAATTGCGGACGGTTCGATCGGTACGAGACATCTCAGCCGGCTGCTGGTCACCGAGGAATTAATTCAGAATCAAGCCGTCACGGGAGAAAAAATAGCGATCAGCGGTATAGAAACACGTCATCTATCAGGTGGTGCGGTTCATACCTCGAAACTGGCAGATGATGCAGTTACCAGTGCCAAGATTCGCGAAGGGGCCGTGACGGGCAGCAAGATTGAAGAACAGGCCATTGATTCACGCCATATTCAGGCAGGTTCGGTGAAGCAGTCTCATCTGGCAGAAGGGTCGGTAGGGCGCAATCAGCTGCTGGCCAGCAGCATTGGCAGCGAACAGATTGAGGATGGAGCGATCCATACCCGGCATATTGCCGAGCACAGCTTAAACGGAAGACATCTGGTGGATGGTTCGATCGGATCGGTGCAGATTCGGTCAGCGGCTGTAGGCAGTGAACAGATCGGCAGTTCCGAAATTGGCAGCGAGCATCTGGTCGATGGAGCAATCATCAGCAGTAAGCTGGCAGACCAATCGGTGGGGACAGCGAAATTGCTGGAGCAGGCCGTTACAGCTTCCAAGCTGGCAGACCAGAGTGTGGTTTCTTCTAAAATAGCGGATGAAGCCGTGCAGGGGAAACATCTGGCCAAAGGTTCGATTCGGGGCGAACATATTGTGAATCGCGGTATTACCCCGGTTCATGTCGATAATGGTGCGATTCATTCCATACATCTGGCCAGCGGAAGCATTGAGACAGCACATCTGTCCGAGGGAAGTGTCTCTGCAGATGCATTGGCAGCAGGCATCGTATTGGAGAAACACCTGGCAGAGTCTTCGGTGGGATCATTCCAATTGCAGGATGAAGCTGTCACAACTACTAAGCTTGCAGCGGAGAGTATTACATCCGATAAGTTGGCACCAGGTTCGGTTACAAGCCGAGCAGTTGCTTCGGGTACGGTGAATTCGTCCCATCTGGGAAGCGGAGCCGTTACGGCTGCCCATCTGACTCCGGGCAGTGTTGGTTCCGAGGCACTGCGGCCATATGCCGTGAAATCAGAACATCTGACAGAGCATTCGGTGGGTGCACCTCATCTGCAGCCAGGCAGTGTACAAACGGACACCGTGTCGCGTGCCGCCATCACCACAGACAAAATAGCTCCAGGCAGCATCACCTCGGCACTGCTCGCGGGAGGTTCGATTTTTCCGCCGCATCTGACCGATCATGCCGTAACCTCACCTAAGCTTTCACCGGAAAGTGTCTCGACCGATAAGCTCGCTGATCTGTCGGTCACTTCAGCTAAACTGGCAGACGGCAGCATTACTTCCGCTAAAATTATGGCTGAAAGCATCACTGCCAAACATATCCCTGCCGAAACGATTCGTGGGTATCACTTGAAGCAGCACGCCGTCTCACTGGAGCACCTGTCTGATGAGGTCCGCACGCCGGAATTGTTCGCAAACGGCAGTATTCCTGGCAGCAAGCTGCGTCCAAAAACAGTGACTGCAGAGCATCTGGTCGCTGATTCGGTGTCAGGTGAAGAACTGCAGTACGGGGCAGTGGGAAGCGAGCATCTGCAGCGAGCTGCTGTCGATTCCATGCATCT harbors:
- the asd gene encoding archaetidylserine decarboxylase (Phosphatidylserine decarboxylase is synthesized as a single chain precursor. Generation of the pyruvoyl active site from a Ser is coupled to cleavage of a Gly-Ser bond between the larger (beta) and smaller (alpha chains). It is an integral membrane protein.); this encodes MAKTLLRLMTELSSRKWISRTVGAFSKSRGSKAFIPYFVRTYNIPVQEAEKDWKEYRSLNDFFTRKLKPGMRPLDLSEHALISPVDAKITAAGPISAGTILNVKGQNYTLAELLNHSPHLEKYKHGYVFVLYLSPRDYHRIHAPVSGRRIESEHIKGKVYPVNDFGLTHMKSVLSRNERLITYIEHDYGEVAVVKVGAMNVSSIQYADVDTKAWAQGDDLAYFEFGSTVVLLMQTDTFEPLPDLKPGDSVKMGALLGRLKPKHS
- a CDS encoding YheC/YheD family protein; amino-acid sequence: MLQETIGIMFDSRMYRGIPAGRTGQESLANYEQAAACYGLTPCFLRLEDIDLECKTCLAYVKKEDRYVRERIPLPSVIHNRSLQLRGTAQRQITRLLLQGIQVYNVRNRYRKDHVHDMLRQDPILRNHLPRAVKAAPESLAYMMEHYKDLVIKPCSGSIGHGIMRLFQQDGHWKLTCETKAARKGWATFRLNRGQLPSAALRRIFRHAYLIEERIPLIRYEGRPVDLRVSVQRGRDGLWSVTGMFAKAAPSHTFVTNIAQGGKVMTLAEALGMKEPNAELFRLESRIAMTGLRIAQTLASSLPHLADLGLDLGITRNGEIFFIECNGRDQRYGFRKAGMKEHWQMSYSKPMAYGRLLLDQNSIIPRQPQTYDRGLY
- a CDS encoding WIAG-tail domain translates to MSKKGRKKSVVPKLRHISPKFRELELTDRRMEFAKPEKSVKKEEVLSPYTPVPKAVPAESAAKPEPITSDLSTNRPDSAAEADLLEKSDSEERQLKTQNTEEKQDRVPDNVEKEGVERELQISSLASPLKEQDSDSRVTGRQRLERLNQNQMPGHTGQYIYTDDLSEFAVTESKLAPFSVDASKLKSGAVGSEALQDYAVTSIHIADGAIVSAKLAEASIAEEHLIDGSVSGHKIRNASIAGDKIRDGSITSQKLGNQVIDAAKIADGSIGTRHLSRLLVTEELIQNQAVTGEKIAISGIETRHLSGGAVHTSKLADDAVTSAKIREGAVTGSKIEEQAIDSRHIQAGSVKQSHLAEGSVGRNQLLASSIGSEQIEDGAIHTRHIAEHSLNGRHLVDGSIGSVQIRSAAVGSEQIGSSEIGSEHLVDGAIISSKLADQSVGTAKLLEQAVTASKLADQSVVSSKIADEAVQGKHLAKGSIRGEHIVNRGITPVHVDNGAIHSIHLASGSIETAHLSEGSVSADALAAGIVLEKHLAESSVGSFQLQDEAVTTTKLAAESITSDKLAPGSVTSRAVASGTVNSSHLGSGAVTAAHLTPGSVGSEALRPYAVKSEHLTEHSVGAPHLQPGSVQTDTVSRAAITTDKIAPGSITSALLAGGSIFPPHLTDHAVTSPKLSPESVSTDKLADLSVTSAKLADGSITSAKIMAESITAKHIPAETIRGYHLKQHAVSLEHLSDEVRTPELFANGSIPGSKLRPKTVTAEHLVADSVSGEELQYGAVGSEHLQRAAVDSMHLAESSVKSDHLAAQTVNSHHLREEVIHSEHISEQVITSRHLTAGAVQTEHLAPLAVTEAHLKPGLISGLHLQYEALGAAHLQQGAVQSRHIHDEAVLSHHIQERSIGTAHLEEESVSSMILQDGAVTASKLANDSVDGHKLADGAVSSTHLTDESVQSAHIAESAIQPEHIADGSITACHLSEDTVNTAHLQDGAVTASKLANGSVDGYKLADGAVSSTHLTDESVQSAHIAESAIQPEHIADGSITACHLSEDTVNTAHLQDGAVTASKLANGSVDGSKLTEGTISSVHLADRAIDGSKLSEQSITSSHLNEGIVGTAHLSEEIWNAIRQVSADTLEQLAEFKRQEAMQEVQQFMQSVGLQNEGLFAWGEDGEDSEDASNELPAGNLELQELLGLSNEYEAMAALTEGDADVEILEPETTLREEPAAVSEESNADLSESAVPVTPILEPQSVTQEHLCDGSVGSGQLQSGAVRAEHLAFQPVRSVSKQPAVQQFGMEAFVLPENETCTEVTVVFEESFDSEHYVIVAMSNDRGFQVSLLSQSEDEAVLEVTRTADCKHTYGLLSWIAAGPSA